The DNA region aaagaaaataaaaataagaaaatatagccTGTAGAGCTGCATGTGTTGCTAAAcacgtttccttccttccttccttccttccttccttccttccttccttccttccttccttccttccttccttccttccttccttccttcctcctgcccacctctctctttttgtcagacctggggcttgaactaaggtcctgggcAATATCcgtgagcttttttgtgctctaccgcttgagccacaacaccacatctggcttttttgagtagcttattggagataagggtcttatgaggacctttctgcccaggctggctttgaactacgactctcatatctcagcctcctgagtagctaggattatagacttgaaccATAAGTACTTGACTTAAATAATTGCAATTTCAACACTCAGGAGATAGAGGCAAGAAGATTGCAGATTTGAGAGCAGGTCAGCCTGTACTATGTATGTACTGACATCTGCCTTAAaattatgtatgtgcatatatagctGCTATTTTTCTATATggagagtgcgtgtgtgtgtgtgtgtgtgtgtgtgtgtgtgtgtgtgtgtgtgtgtgtgattcctgggcttgaatttgggcCTCAGCACTTTCCCTAAGATGTTTTTCAAGGCTATAgctctcttgaaccacagctccacttttgacttattttttagCTTCAttggagtgtcatggactttcctacctgagctggctttgaaccatgatcctcagatctcaatcttcttagtagctaggattataggcatgaaccattgacaGCCAGCTCTACAGGCATTTTTGTAAGTTTCTGCCCACTACGAcaggtatatatgtatactacCACTGTCCactttctaattatattttacaGTGGAGTGTTTGACATGTTGTTTTAAAATGTTGACTGCAATTTACTTTCTTGTCTTTTCACAGGGCTTAAAATCTTCATAATCAACTTCATTCACCCCATGCTGTTATAGTACCCGTCACTGATGGTAAAATAATTCCTTGTTTGGGAACAaggtattcttttattttcataattcagATAAGCTCTTTTTAATAGCATCTGGGCATAAAGTTTTGTGGTTTATACAAGAGTCACTTTTAAAATTGATGCTTAAGTATGATGAGTTCTGGTTTAATAAACAATCTAGAAGATAAAACTACTGTGGACATAGAACACATTACAGGTTGTTTCTATGTTTACTCTGTTTACCTTCAGAGTGATATTCATCCATGTATGATCTCATTGCATGTGTACTGAGTCTAACGCTATGGTTCTACCTATCTAACTGAACAGCAACAATAACCATTTGTCACTCCCACTGCATTATCAAGCTTTCTATGAGTGATGTTTAGCTCATAGCTatgggaaaaagggaggaaaccCAGGCTGTAGGTGATCTTCCCAAATACAACACagagatttcttccttttcagTAGTTGCCAGTAGAGGGAAGTAGATTGTCCCTCCAAGAACAAAATTTTGCTAAATCtagtttacatttatttttttcctattaacaTTAGTGATAATCCTTGGCTTAGCCTGGCTTCTGCATTATAACTAGATAGTATTAGATCCACAAGCATCTTCTCCATGTTCTGTTCACCTTCTGCTCTTAGGCATAAGCTATTTAGGGATCTGTCTTTTCTCTATGAGAGTTTGggtaatttttttccttagaaGCCCAGCAATAAAATGCTCTCTCCATCCCATGCTGGTTTGGCTAGTGGAGTCTTGATGCAAAGTCATTTCTGGTAAGCAGCTTGACCAGTAGCAAAAAGCCCCTCAGTAGTATTTCTAGTCCTATGTGTGTATCATTCCTATCAGTATGAACCATATTCAACAGAAAGGGAAttgccaagggaaaaaaatctacatcTTCGACCCAAGCTGATATCTTTTACAGCAGACTTTAGAAATGCTAATTCAAAGTCTCTCAGAGAGGCACACAGAGAAGTGCTGTTTGTTATTGGACAGTGGTGACCCTTCTTTGCTTCACTGGTAGTTGTATTCATTTAGTGTTTTTTAGCTCTGTCCCTGGAgctggaaattaaaaaataaaaccctttatTTTGACAGATGCAACTGGGGAAACATAGCAGGTGAACATTCCTAACCTAAAGATTTTAAATCCAAAGTAGTCCAAAATTTGAAGCCTTATGAGTACCATCATGATATGCCAGTGGAAAAATTCCTGATCTCATGTGACAGAGTATAGTCAAAACTCAGGTGTATTAAAAATAGTGTACAAAATTACCTGTAGGCTATATGCATAAAGTGTTCATGAAATATTGTGAAGTTTGTGTTTAGATTTGGGTCACATCTCTGAGAGATCTCATTATGTATCCGCAAACATTCCCAAATCAAAATCCTCTAAGCTATGTGTAGTGatacatacctataattccaacatatggaaggcagaggcaggaggatcatgaggatAATATTTAGCCTGGGCTAAATATTAAGACCCCTgtcttaaaaagtaaaatgaaacaaaccAAAGAATTCAGTACCAATTATTTTGCATAAGGAACACtcttattttgtttcattagGTAATTCAAAATTTACAAGGCAAGAATGTACCTTAATTCATCATGATATGTAGATTTGCATAAACTGAACTTTTGTGTGTTACTATTTAATAGGATACTTTCTTGGGAATAAGTCCTATGAAACATCCCAGTTACttgctttatataaaaaaaaagatatacaaatagcaaaaaaaaggacaaaaacatGCTTATCATATTTAAGCATtacaaaaatgcaaattaaatcatAATAGGTTGCTACCATATACTCATTAAGATGGTTATCAATAAACAAAACTAACTAGTTTGGACAATGATATGGATAGAGTGCAACCCTCATACATTGCTTTTCAGTATTAACTTTGTGTTGCTCCTTTGGAAAACAGCTTAGTACTTccttaaataataaaagatagtATTTTCATATGAACTAGCAATCCCATCTCCAGGTATatatgtaaaagaaataaaaacaagccttCAAACAGAAAGctatacacaaatatttataacAACACTAGTCATAACAGCCGAAAGTCAAAAAAATGTGCAAcaagggctaaagacttaaagaaagagttctcagaagaagaagtaagaatggctaataggcacctaaagaaatgttcaacatctctggccacagaagaaattcaaatcaagacaacattgagattctacctaacTCCAGTTCGAATGGCcatgatcaagaaaattaacaacagatgctggtgagggtgtggtcaaaagggaacctttctacactgttggtgggaatggaaacaaatgctggtgaggatgtagagGTAAAGATACCTTCATATACTGTTGGTAGCAACGTAAAGTAGTACCACTAGGATGGAAATCAATAAGGAGGATCATCCCAAACTAAAAATAGACGTCCTTATGACTCTGCTCTTCCAATCTTGGGTATCTATCTACAATTTTGTAATTTAACATATAATAGGAATTCTCCATattcatgtttattgcagtactGTTTAAAATATCCAAGTGCTAGAATCTGCTCTGGTGCCCTACATTTGATGAcgggatcaagaaaatatataaatacacacgaGGGAGTAGTATTCAgccagaaagaagaatgaaatgttaTCATTTACAGGAAGACAGATTGAATAGATTGAATTGACTCTCATTATactgagtgaaataagccaagataaaaaagccaaatattacatgtttttacacatatgtggaatctagatctAAAATCATAAATATAACAATAATTGAATTTGAGTGCAAAAGAGACACTGGACTCATAGAAACTAggctaaaaattaaatttcattcaaATTAGGAATGAACATGtaaaatctcttcttttttttttttgattgtccTAAATTGTTTATTAGGTAAGAATTGTACAaacattacttttattattaGCGGTAACGGTGGAGCTGGAGAGTATTGCGCCGTCTCCACGCTGCTCGGCGAGAACCACCGATAGTGTGGTGGAACTTGTGGCCCTTTCCAAGGCCACAACTCCTGAGGCCTGCAGAGGTCAGCCCACGCATTTCTCTGTGCTTGTGGACTGGTTTGGTGATCCACTGGGTGTCAGGATTTCTTCTGATGGCCTTGTGGAATGGATCAATGAGGATAACCTCAAAGAATTTGTATGTAGAATCTTCACCAACCCAGTAAGAATTCAGGACTCTCAGAGCTCCACCAGTGACGCCCAGCCCTCTCCTCAGCAACAGACTGAAGGCTACGAGCAAACTTGAGCTGGTTAACACCATGATGGACAGGCTTGCCATAAGTCGCACCTTTAGGAACCGGGCGTTTGTGGCCACCGCGGAGCACACGAATCCTGTATATGATGTAACCTTGCTTGGCTTTGTATCCCAGGCTGCGCGCCTCATCTggccgggtggggcggggcgccCGGTGCAGGGCTGAGAGCTGGCGGTACTGCCAGCAGCGGACTCTCAGAAGAAAACGCATCACATCTGACTGCTTCTTCCTCCATAGCTCCTGGATGTACTTGTAGGCACCCATCTCGGCTTACCTGATGGATGCTGCTAGACGGAAAAGCTAAAATCTCttcttgcagattacatgatatGTGCAGAAAACTATTAGTCAGTTTTGTATATCTGTGACAAAATatctaagaaaataatttaaaaggtcAAATTTTTTAGGTTCATGACTCACAGGTTCTGTCTATGATCGATTGGATCTATTGTTTCTGACCTTGTTGTGAGGCAGACTGGTGGAATGATATAGTAAAGATATTCACTTCTTGGTGGCAataagcagagaaagagagaaagcgaggaagggttcagggacagcacacactAGTTGAAAATACCTTTCTAGTGCCCTACCTTTTCCAACAAGTCCCCAAATTTTAATAATCCATTATAAACTCATCAATGGATTAGTGTATTCATGAAATTAGAACTTTCACCATCCAATTACCTCACAAAAGCTCATCTTTTGGCAGTCAAACTTGTTATGGTACATGTTCCTTTGGGTCCATTGCATATCCAAGTGATAAGAAAACTCTAAAtattacacatgcacatgtgcatggacATACACCCAATAACAAATTAGATGAAGTTGCAATATAAAATATCACCATTAGTTTGAAAGTAATATTAAGAAAACTTACAATGGTgttagaaactttaaaaatctttgaaTAAGCTTAATGAAGTTGGTCAAATatattggaaaagaaaatcatatttgTGAAAGAAAttagacacaaacaaacaaaaacattctaaGATCATAGATTTAATGACAATATTGTTCAAAATGTCCATATTGCCCCtagtaaaatataatttcagtACAATCCCTAACAAAGTCTGAATGTCTTTTTTTGCAAAAATAGAATGAACATCCTTAACAGTCATACAGTGACTACAGTGAAAGCAGTGTTATGAAAGAGGAGTAAGTCCTGAGGCTTCACAGATCCTAAAACATATTGCAAACCTATAGTAATCAAAATAGTTTTGTATTAGCACACAGACACATGACCAATAGAACAGAAGAGAGGTCTCTGAAATAAATCCATCTATATACAAACAAATGATTTTCAAAGAGAATGGTAAGATTACAAAATGGAGGCATGATGGTGTCTTCAATATTGGTTTTCTTGGTGtgaaagaagaaaaccaaataTCCATGTGAGAAGAATTAAACTTTTGGAGGttagcttttgttgttttgttgtgccagtactcagggccttgtgttctagcttggcttttttgttcagggctcgtgacttagcacttgagccatagctccacttctggcttttggcaataagagtctcacagactttcctgctctggctagctttaaactgcaatcttcatatttcatcctactgagtagctagaattataggcatgttaTTAATTCTTTGTCAGGTGAATAGATAGTAAGCacagattttctttcattttgtaagCTGCCTCAGTATTGTAGTGACATTTCTTTGTTGTTCAGACGTTTTAGACTGAAGCAATGGTATTTGtcaatttttgcttttctttgctgAACTGTTAGTGTCTTATTTAGGAACTTTTTACCTATAGCTGTATCT from Perognathus longimembris pacificus isolate PPM17 chromosome 28, ASM2315922v1, whole genome shotgun sequence includes:
- the LOC125343422 gene encoding LOW QUALITY PROTEIN: 60S ribosomal protein L15-like (The sequence of the model RefSeq protein was modified relative to this genomic sequence to represent the inferred CDS: deleted 1 base in 1 codon) is translated as MGAYKYIQELWRKKQSDVMRFLLRVRCWQYRQLSALHRAPRPTRPDEARSLGYKAKQGYIIYRIRVLRGGHKRPVPKGATYGKPVHHGVNQLKFARSLQSVAEERAGRHWGALRVLNSYWVGEDSTYKFFEVILIDPFHKAIRRNPDTQWITKPVHKHREMRGLTSAGLRSCGLGKGHKFHHTIGGSRRAAWRRRNTLQLHRYR